The sequence AAAAGTTTTACACAGATTTTATTAGCATcaataatgaaacatatttGTTGAATCCTGCAGTTAAATTATTTCcaacatttttttcatgtttaaagtAGAATAAACTTGCCGACCATGTCTAAACAAATTACATTTGGTGCATACTATCCAAGACATTAGATATACATACAGGTTATGCTTTTCCAGGCTATCAACTTTCTTTTTGAGTTGTTGGTTTTCTGTCGTAGACATTTTTACCCTCTTTTCTAGTCCCTCAACATAGCCTTGCTTCCTCTTTCTGCTCTCCTTGGCAGACACCTGCAGGACGAAAATAGATTTCACTGACATTTGATCTATTcacaaattaatttatttaagaaGATAACGCTGCATAACCTTTCCAACTGACAAGATATCTGATCtatgtaatcattgttatttcAACCAACTCCAGGAAAAGAATATTTCCTTAAAGAGATAAAGAGAGCTATTGCTTATTTAATATTGTCCTCGTAATTTATTCAGTTAAAGTCAATAATTAACGTTTTATATGTCTGCATGAtaaagatgtcattaaataaaTTCATATTGCCATCAGAAATTCCTGTTTCTCTGTGACTAAAACTTTGGGTGTCATATTACACTTCTAATAAGTAACTGGATGAGCCCTTACTTTATTCCTGATTTTCCTGCGGACGGCCTTGAGGATTTTTTCCTCCTCTTTAGTGAGAGGCATATCTGTTGGTAGCTGAACCCCTTCCCTGGCCAGGAGTTCTCTCTCCTCGTCAGATAGTTTTAGCTCGGGAAACtacaaacatagaaaacatcTCTTATAATTACTCTCTACCAGACTTCAAAAGTAGGAAACTTTGAACACACTTCTGTAGAATTTCTCGTTTCCCTGTTTTAtgcattttatttacataattacttCAATTAGTTCATTAGATACACCGGCATCAAACCTCTTAAACAAACAGGAAATAGGACCTCAGTTACACTCTGAATAGTCCAAATAGTCCAAATATTTGAGTTAAGTGGCACACACTTACCTTTGAGGATTTTGTGTTAATGTCCTTCATGGTAAATGGAAGGCCATCTGTATGGTTGGTGGTAAGTTTGATGATACGGACAGTACTCGTGTTGGCACTACTGGTCATCCCTGAGCTATTCAGGTCGTCTACAATAAAGAAATCGGTATTGGTCATAAAATAATACAAGTAGAAAGCCCTTGATTTATAAATACTGTACCGTTTTAATTCAAAGTACTTTTCATACTATCAAGTGATTATCATATGACAATCACAACTTAGTATATCTTTATAAATACAAAGATATGCAATTTTTATAATTCACTAGTTTTAGTCAATGTACTAGCAATCAATGATCATACATTTCACAGGATGATTTTCAGTACATGAACATGATAATGAAATCATAGGATCCAGTGAAAttctatttatttaataaaaattatatatttgtcaACTGACATCACACATACCCACAGGAATATCTAATTACAAGCATTTTTCGACATTACCCTTCCGTGAAGACATTTCTTTGTATATGGACTTAACTACATTGAAAGGAAGCAGTACTTTTGAGATCCATCAGCCTTTCAATAGATTACATACCTTAACTAATATATCATGTTTCTGACTTTCTGTTATATTGTATGATGCTGGTTAATTTTGAACGTGATACCCATAATTCATgcatacacattatatatttctttttatgttttttttttttttttacatttctctTTTATTTCACACCTACCTAAACTAATGGTGACAGCTTCATTATCTTTCCCTTGTGTACTATCAATACAAGTAAGAAAGTCTTGTTCTGAGAGGAGACCTGATGCATCCAAGTCATCAACACCTGCGATGTTAAAGTCTTTCATGTTGACATCCTCCATAGCTAGAGGACTGTGTTCTAATTTATCCATGAAGTCTGTTGTCATGCGTGTTGATGAATCTGACAGATAATATTCCTTAGGACTGTTTTGTAATTGTTCGTCGCCGCAGCTTTGTGGCGAGTATGCACTTGATTCTAGTGACACCCCGCTGTCACTGTTTGTTGGGGATCTCTGAGCATAATAATCATGGTCGGTGTGAGAAGAGAAACTTTTTTGCCGAGGCTGGTCAATGTCTATATCTAGCTCTGTGTCCAAATCACCTAGATTTGCTTCTTTAAGTACACTCTCCAGCAAGTCGCCATCTCCCTCAGAGAAAAGTCCAAGTTCtgactgtaaacaaaaaatttcTAAATCAGCCCATGCATGTTTGTTTTCACCATCACTTAGATGTACAGAATCTTTTTTTTCCCCAAATCAActtaaaattcatatttattagggtattaatttggaaatttaaCTTCCAAAATGAAATCATACattcagaaaatatttcaaattgattacaaatagtcaaatatgtataaatagtTTGGCTTCTGTAAAATTTTACTTAAACCTGAAAGTGAATAATTTAAAGATGCATAATTTTCTTGGtaacattatattaaataataaagtaCCAAAGTAAGATATCGGTaattttaataagatattttatatggttgGGAACAACAATAGAGTTATTACCAAAACTTGATGCGTAAACAAATTCCAGTTTCCATCTGTCCTAGAAGAAAATGATTGTTCACTGTCTGAATCGGATACATTTGCATCATAAAAACTCAAGATATCACATTCATCTCCACTCAGTTGGAAAGGCATCAACACATCATCAGTCAGACATTGATAATCCAATTTACAAGTATCCAAAGCCATGATAGAAGCTGGTGGTATCACAATGCAAGTTGtgcttcaattttttttcattgggTATGAGCAACAAAATTTTGCAAAGACCTTTACTAAATTACTTTGATGTTGGGTTGCATCATAAAGAGCTACTTCTGCAGAGTGTGTACACATGTAGTGGCaccaatataaatatacatgctTGAGCACCGGATTCCTTCTGGTGAATGATGATGTGTAACAAACCCATTGGTTTTTGTGTGATGAAATGTCACAGTGGAAGTCCCTGACTACACATGATCCTCATGTAGATGAGTCATACTAGACTGGATTTATAAACAGTTTTATGACAGAATTTATTTTATACAGCAGTTTACAGCTGTCATTTAAGCTATaaaatagtatacatgtaacagCTGCAGGCTTGCATTGATTTCTAATTTGTACACTGAATATGATATTAGCTGATAATGCATGTAGACACAGCTTTACTgtgaatataaaacatgtacagtCCAACACAACTCGCCATACATGTGAATAGCtttgttacattttattttaggTTTCATGGgtttaaaatatatacttaCAAAATCCACGGTCTGAATCCCTGGCACCTCAGATTTTAGCAGACCATCGTCGTCATTAAAGAGCAAGTCTAGGACCTGATTTGGGTCAGACGTGACCGCCATCTTTCTTGTTTACGGCGTTACTGTAGTGCGTAAATTTTGTCCATGCAATATTCGCTGCTGTGGATTACCTTTCGTCACAAGAGAACACGTCACTCACCAAAACAGAAATGTTTCCCTCGTCAAAACCTCCACGTGTATTGGTGTATATAAAGCCTTAACTGGAAAAGCCCTGTCAGTCCTCTTGTGCAATACACACGGGAAGTTATCAACCAGGAACCGAGATTTCGGTGTTTACGTTGTTGCCAATGTCAGTTAGCAAAACAGAATTCTTCTTAAGTGTTCAGATACGTAACATATCATCAGCCATTACATAACTAATAAGCAAAGCTTGGAATTTCAATATCAAAGTTCCATTCCTTGTTACAATAACCTATTTCGTCAAGGATGTTGTTTCTAAATTTAGCGACAGTGTCATCATCCCCGACACACCGCTGGAATGACGTGGAGGCGGAAGTAAACAATGGACTTTCGGAAATTATTTTACCGTAAAACCACAAGTAAACTCTAAGGGTGTTCCGAAATAAACGATGACCCTCAAACAAAAGTTGCATAAAATAGCACGATATTCAATAGCttgatttgtttactttttataTCTAAATCATACTTGTGAAAGCATTTGAAAAGTAATCGAATATAATTTTCTAAAGTATATCATGTAAGTAATACACTTTAAGTGTTATTATATTCTTTTGGAGATCATCAATCATACTATTTTACGCGGGAAAATATAAGTTGTAGTCTACACCACGTGTCAATTTTCCCTCAAAAAGAAAACCATGAGCGTAGTTAGGGTTCAAACAATGTAGATGCAATGTCATTTCCTACCGAATCCCCTACAATGCTTTTAGTATTTTATTGTGTGTACAGTTATTGAACTAGTACAATATCCTACAACAGCATGATAAATGATAAAGTTATATAGCATACGTCTCTCACCCTCTCTAGTGCCCATTCCATACCATCAACCCCCTACCCCTCCCACCACACCCACTTAGCCATAGCATATAAGGAACCGCCGATCCACCCACTAACGAAGGAAACAGACGGGAGATCAATCAGGGTTTAgcggagctttgattacacttTGGTGCATTATGCACCTGtgtttgaaaaaagaaatattgaacttCATGGCCTATATATAGCAACTAAAATCGATCCGGATAAAATATACATGATGCATAGCTGACGCCACGGATAAACTACGATGCGTCCCGAGAAGAGAGCATTTATATAGCCAGtgcacaggtttacgacgcgcgcgcaaaaaaaaatactgaaaaatcagtattttttttta is a genomic window of Argopecten irradians isolate NY chromosome 10, Ai_NY, whole genome shotgun sequence containing:
- the LOC138333789 gene encoding cyclic AMP-responsive element-binding protein 3-like protein 3 isoform X2 produces the protein MAVTSDPNQVLDLLFNDDDGLLKSEVPGIQTVDFSELGLFSEGDGDLLESVLKEANLGDLDTELDIDIDQPRQKSFSSHTDHDYYAQRSPTNSDSGVSLESSAYSPQSCGDEQLQNSPKEYYLSDSSTRMTTDFMDKLEHSPLAMEDVNMKDFNIAGVDDLDASGLLSEQDFLTCIDSTQGKDNEAVTISLDDLNSSGMTSSANTSTVRIIKLTTNHTDGLPFTMKDINTKSSKFPELKLSDEERELLAREGVQLPTDMPLTKEEEKILKAVRRKIRNKVSAKESRKRKQGYVEGLEKRVKMSTTENQQLKKKVDSLEKHNLSLTQQLKKLQSYILSKANKPQTSTCIMVLVLSFAFIIVPNFSPLGRKDGLETRNIPMAGKSRSLLETGYEMEADLDDPYGIKVSVKPGPPWEIPPKTPAVKIPSSGHTSIEYEIDQSEQIMDNSNMADTDSETVASKLTEKNDTQLKFKGSHTVNDEM
- the LOC138333789 gene encoding uncharacterized protein isoform X1 is translated as MALDTCKLDYQCLTDDVLMPFQLSGDECDILSFYDANVSDSDSEQSFSSRTDGNWNLFTHQVLSELGLFSEGDGDLLESVLKEANLGDLDTELDIDIDQPRQKSFSSHTDHDYYAQRSPTNSDSGVSLESSAYSPQSCGDEQLQNSPKEYYLSDSSTRMTTDFMDKLEHSPLAMEDVNMKDFNIAGVDDLDASGLLSEQDFLTCIDSTQGKDNEAVTISLDDLNSSGMTSSANTSTVRIIKLTTNHTDGLPFTMKDINTKSSKFPELKLSDEERELLAREGVQLPTDMPLTKEEEKILKAVRRKIRNKVSAKESRKRKQGYVEGLEKRVKMSTTENQQLKKKVDSLEKHNLSLTQQLKKLQSYILSKANKPQTSTCIMVLVLSFAFIIVPNFSPLGRKDGLETRNIPMAGKSRSLLETGYEMEADLDDPYGIKVSVKPGPPWEIPPKTPAVKIPSSGHTSIEYEIDQSEQIMDNSNMADTDSETVASKLTEKNDTQLKFKGSHTVNDEM